A part of Vulpes vulpes isolate BD-2025 chromosome 15, VulVul3, whole genome shotgun sequence genomic DNA contains:
- the EDRF1 gene encoding erythroid differentiation-related factor 1 isoform X2, with amino-acid sequence MGDSKEAGAECPPAGAAARGGLSLLSQGESEEPSAQGSALFLGGNEVKSRAVVKYSSAPPRTAFARLEEKTDLKLPPANWLRESAKLGPAGTTILGNSKKSKPFSSFGMAYDFIDSVGNDVDVVSDSENIKKLLKIPYSKSHVSMAVHRIGRTLLLDELDIQELFMRSSQTGDWTWLKEFYQRLIDQKWQRKKKSKEHWYQKAILSKFLYYSINGDGAAQPVPSTAEQPESSSSDQTNDSDGASWPAPFEMPSSVSEDPSASSQGSEPLEPSYIVGHVASAPKEQNLTTLFNDGENSQGLKNDFVRNILWTFEDIHMLVGSNMPIFGGGRYPAVSLRLRDNNKPINVLTGIDYWLDNLICNVPELVMCFHVNGIVQKYEMIKTEEIPNLENSNFSTKVIKDIAQNILSFLKSNCTKEGHTYWLFKASGSDIVKLYDLTTLCEETEDKYQNPFTMPVAILLYKVACNMMMKKNQNKKHYGTIRTLLLNCVKLLDKSRHPQIIASANYMLSELFQLDEPKKEESSESPLNENSDESYSEEEEEMPDSDENGSYSTSSDPSDDNKAVAIIKSVGELSVPEKYKSIHQIRPSCTFPVCHDTEERCRLVLSYVLEGLKSVDSSIKKESDLPAADPNTPIPLKYEDESTRGGPEGLEKQMALFLDKMGSLQKGNYSSQSGMIPGSWQHKMKLQLILKSSKAYYVLSDAAMSLQKYGRALRYIKLALQSHDTYCCLCTNMLSEVLLFLSQYLTLCGDIQLMLAQNANNRAAHLEEFNYQTKEDQEILHSLHRESSCQGFAWATDLSTDLESQLSVSCKCYEAANEILQFSDLKSQNPEHYVQVLKRMGNIRNEMGVFYMNQAAALQSERVVSKSVSTAEQQLWKKSFSCFEKGIHNFESIDDATNAALLLCNTGRLMRICAQAHCGAGDEFKREFSPEEGLYYNKAVDYYLKALRSLGTRDIHPAVWDSVNWELSTTYFTMATLQQDYAPLSRKAQEQIEKEVSEAMMKSLKYCDVDSVSARQPLCQYRAATIHHRLASMYHSCLRNQVGDEHLRKQHRVLADLHYSKAVKLFQLLKDAPCELLRVQLERVAFAEFQMTSQNSNVGKLKTLSGALDIMVRTKHAFQLIRKELVEEFDQPKSDESPPAADSSPSLNREEVIKLLSIFESRLSFLLLQSIKLLSSTKKKTSNTDEDGVLKTNKQIYSQLLRATANKNATLLERIDVLLHLLDQLARGGGGVQ; translated from the exons ATGGGGGACTCCAAGGAGGCCGGGGCCGAGTGTCCGCCGGCGGGGGCCGCTGCTCGGGGAGGGCTCAGCCTCCTGTCCCAGGGAGAGTCCGAGGAACCCTCTGCACAG GGATCAGCTTTGTTTCTTGGAGGCAATGAAGTGAAGAGCCGAGCTGTGGTGAAGTACTCCTCTGCGCCTCCTCGAACAGCATTTGCACGCCTTGAAGAGAAGACAGACTTGAAACTCCCACCTGCCAACTGGTTACGAGAGAGTGCCAAACTAGGGCCAGCAGGAACTACCATTCTTGGCAATAGTAAGAAAAGCAAGCCATTTTCAAG CTTTGGTATGGCATACGACTTTATTGATTCTGTGGGAAATGATGTGGACGTTGTCTCTGACTCTGAA aacataaaaaagCTCCTGAAGATTCCCTACAGCAAGTCGCATGTAAGCATGGCTGTACACCGCATAGGAAGGACTCTCTTACTCGATGAGTTAGATATTCAAGAACTCTTTATGAGATCATCTCAG ACAGGTGATTGGACGTGGCTGAAAGAGTTTTATCAAAGACTCATTGACCagaagtggcagaggaagaaaaagagcaaagagcACTGGTATCAGAAGGCtattctttccaagtttttataTTACAG TATCAATGGCGATGGAGCCGCTCAGCCCGTCCCATCCACTGCAGAACAGCCCGAATCATCCAGTTCAGATCAGACAAATGATTCGGATGGGGCTTCGTGGCCCGCCCCCTTTGAAATGCCTTCTTCTGTTTCTGAAGATCCCAGTGCTTCCAGTCAG GGAAGTGAGCCTCTTGAACCCTCATACATAGTGGGGCATGTGGCCTCAGCACCCAAAGAACAAAACCTGACTACTTTATTCAATGACGGGGAGAACAGTCAG ggtcttaaaaatgattttgttcgGAATATCTTATGGACATTTGAAGATATACATATGTTGGTTGGTTCCAACATGCCTATATTTGGAGGAGGCAGATACCCAGCAGTCAGCTTGCGTCTCAG gGACAACAACAAACCAATTAATGTGCTAACTGGAATTGACTATTGGTTGGACAACCTGATATGCAATGTACCGGAACTTGTGATGTGTTTTCACGTAAATGGAATTGTACAG AAGtatgaaatgataaaaactgAAGAGATTCCCAATTTGGAAAACTCGAACTTTTCTACGAAAGTCATAAAAGACATTGCAcagaatattttatcatttctaaaatCAAACTGTACCAAAGAAGGACATACCTATTGGCTATTTAAAG caaGTGGCAGTGATATAGTGAAGCTCTATGATCTCACTACTCTTtgtgaagaaactgaagacaagTACCAGAATCCATTCACAATGCCGGTGGCTATTCTCTTATATAA ggTTGCTTGCAacatgatgatgaagaagaatcAGAATAAGAAACACTATGGGACCATTAGAACATTGCTTCTTAATTGTGTTAAATTGTTGGACAAAAGCAGACATCCTCAA attattgCTTCAGCCAATTACATGCTTTCAGAACTTTTTCAATTAGATGaacctaaaaaagaagaaagttcagAATCTCCTTTAAATGAGAATTCTGATGAAAGTTACagtgaagaggaggaagagatgccAGACAGCGATGAAAATGGATCCTATAGCACCAGTTCTGATCCCTCGGATGATAACAAAGCAGTAGCTATTATTAAGTCTGTTGGAGAATTGTCAGttccagaaaaatacaaatccattCATCAAATCCGA CCCAGTTGCACATTTCCAGTCTGCCATGACACAGAGGAGCGCTGTAGACTTGTGCTTAGCTATGTTCTGGAG gGGTTAAAATCTGTGGATagcagcattaaaaaagaaagcgaCCTTCCTGCAGCTGACCCCAACACTCCAATCCCATTAAAATATGAAGATGAATCCACAAGAGGGGGTCCTGAGGGCCTGGAAAAGCAGATGGCCTTGTTTTTGGACAAAA TGGGCTCCCTTCAGAAGGGTAATTATTCCAGTCAATCTGGAATGATCCCTGGTTCTTGGCAACATAAAATGAAACTCCAGCTGATTCTCAAGTCATCAAAGGCCTATTATGTTTTGTCTGATGCTGCAATGAGTCTTCAGAAATACGGAAGAGCATTACGATACATTAAATTAGCCTTGCAGAGCCATG ATACTTACTGCTGTCTCTGCACCAACATGCTTTCCGAAGTGCTACTGTTTCTGTCTCAGTATTTGACACTCTGCGGTGACATCCAACTAATGCTGGCCCAGAATGCAAACAACAGAGCAGCACATCTTGAAGAGTTTAATTATCAAACAAAAGAAGATCAGGAGATATTACACAGCCTCCACAGGGAGTCCAGTTGTCAAG gaTTTGCGTGGGCAACTGATTTGTCTACAGACTTAGAGAGTCAGCTTTCAGTTAGTTGTAAATGTTATGAAGCTGctaatgaaatcttgcaattcaGTGACTTAAAAAGCCAGAACCCAGAACACTATGTACAAGTGTTGAAGAGAATGGGTAACATTAGAAATGAGATGGGCGTGTTTTACATGAATCAGGCTGCTGCACTGCAGAGCGAGAGAGTGG tgaGCAAAAGTGTGTCTACTGCAGAACAACAGTTGTGGAAAAAAAGCTTTTCATGTTTTGAAAAAGGAATTCACAACTTTGAGTCAATTGATGATGCCACAAATGCTGCCCTTCTGTTGTGTAACACGGGGAGACTCATGCGGATTTGTGCACAGGCACACTGTGGTGCTGGGGACGAATTTAAGCGGGAATTCTCCCCAGAAGAAGGCTTGTATTATAATAAG GCTGTTGATTATTATTTGAAAGCTCTGAGGTCACTGGGAACACGAGACATACACCCGGCTGTTTGGGATTCAGTGAATTGGGAATTGTCCACTACTTATTTCACTATGGCAACTCTGCAGCAAGATTATGCTCCATTATCTAGAAAAGCTCAGGAGCAG attgaaAAAGAAGTCAGTGAAGCTATGATGAAGTCCCTGAAATACTGTGATGTGGACTCCGTGTCTGCTCGACAGCCTCTTTGTCAATATCGAGCTGCGACCATCCATCACAGGCTGGCGTCCATGTACCACAGCTGTCTGAGAAATCAG GTTGGTGATGAACATCTTAGGAAGCAGCACCGGGTGCTGGCAGATCTTCATTACAGCAAAGCTGTTAAGCTTTTTCAGCTTCTCAAAGACGCTCCCTGTGAACTACTTCGAGTACAGTTAGAAAGAGTGGCATTTGCAGAATTCCAAATGACCA GTCAGAATAGCAAtgttggaaaattaaaaacactatCTGGGGCTCTTGATATAATGGTGAGAACTAAGCATGCATTCCAGCTCATCAGAAAGGAGCTTGTAGAGGAATTTGACCAG cCTAAGAGCGATGAGTCCCCTCCAGCTGCTGATTCCTCTCCTAGTCTTAATCGAGAAGAAGTGATCAAGCTCCTCAGTATATTTGAATCTCGGTTGTCATTCCTTCTCCTTCAGTCCATCAAGCTGCTGTCTTCAACTAAGAAGAAAACAAG
- the EDRF1 gene encoding erythroid differentiation-related factor 1 isoform X1, translating into MGDSKEAGAECPPAGAAARGGLSLLSQGESEEPSAQGSALFLGGNEVKSRAVVKYSSAPPRTAFARLEEKTDLKLPPANWLRESAKLGPAGTTILGNSKKSKPFSSFGMAYDFIDSVGNDVDVVSDSENIKKLLKIPYSKSHVSMAVHRIGRTLLLDELDIQELFMRSSQTGDWTWLKEFYQRLIDQKWQRKKKSKEHWYQKAILSKFLYYSINGDGAAQPVPSTAEQPESSSSDQTNDSDGASWPAPFEMPSSVSEDPSASSQGSEPLEPSYIVGHVASAPKEQNLTTLFNDGENSQGLKNDFVRNILWTFEDIHMLVGSNMPIFGGGRYPAVSLRLRDNNKPINVLTGIDYWLDNLICNVPELVMCFHVNGIVQKYEMIKTEEIPNLENSNFSTKVIKDIAQNILSFLKSNCTKEGHTYWLFKASGSDIVKLYDLTTLCEETEDKYQNPFTMPVAILLYKVACNMMMKKNQNKKHYGTIRTLLLNCVKLLDKSRHPQIIASANYMLSELFQLDEPKKEESSESPLNENSDESYSEEEEEMPDSDENGSYSTSSDPSDDNKAVAIIKSVGELSVPEKYKSIHQIRPSCTFPVCHDTEERCRLVLSYVLEGLKSVDSSIKKESDLPAADPNTPIPLKYEDESTRGGPEGLEKQMALFLDKMGSLQKGNYSSQSGMIPGSWQHKMKLQLILKSSKAYYVLSDAAMSLQKYGRALRYIKLALQSHDTYCCLCTNMLSEVLLFLSQYLTLCGDIQLMLAQNANNRAAHLEEFNYQTKEDQEILHSLHRESSCQGFAWATDLSTDLESQLSVSCKCYEAANEILQFSDLKSQNPEHYVQVLKRMGNIRNEMGVFYMNQAAALQSERVVSKSVSTAEQQLWKKSFSCFEKGIHNFESIDDATNAALLLCNTGRLMRICAQAHCGAGDEFKREFSPEEGLYYNKAVDYYLKALRSLGTRDIHPAVWDSVNWELSTTYFTMATLQQDYAPLSRKAQEQIEKEVSEAMMKSLKYCDVDSVSARQPLCQYRAATIHHRLASMYHSCLRNQVGDEHLRKQHRVLADLHYSKAVKLFQLLKDAPCELLRVQLERVAFAEFQMTSQNSNVGKLKTLSGALDIMVRTKHAFQLIRKELVEEFDQPKSDESPPAADSSPSLNREEVIKLLSIFESRLSFLLLQSIKLLSSTKKKTSSNTDEDGVLKTNKQIYSQLLRATANKNATLLERIDVLLHLLDQLARGGGGVQ; encoded by the exons ATGGGGGACTCCAAGGAGGCCGGGGCCGAGTGTCCGCCGGCGGGGGCCGCTGCTCGGGGAGGGCTCAGCCTCCTGTCCCAGGGAGAGTCCGAGGAACCCTCTGCACAG GGATCAGCTTTGTTTCTTGGAGGCAATGAAGTGAAGAGCCGAGCTGTGGTGAAGTACTCCTCTGCGCCTCCTCGAACAGCATTTGCACGCCTTGAAGAGAAGACAGACTTGAAACTCCCACCTGCCAACTGGTTACGAGAGAGTGCCAAACTAGGGCCAGCAGGAACTACCATTCTTGGCAATAGTAAGAAAAGCAAGCCATTTTCAAG CTTTGGTATGGCATACGACTTTATTGATTCTGTGGGAAATGATGTGGACGTTGTCTCTGACTCTGAA aacataaaaaagCTCCTGAAGATTCCCTACAGCAAGTCGCATGTAAGCATGGCTGTACACCGCATAGGAAGGACTCTCTTACTCGATGAGTTAGATATTCAAGAACTCTTTATGAGATCATCTCAG ACAGGTGATTGGACGTGGCTGAAAGAGTTTTATCAAAGACTCATTGACCagaagtggcagaggaagaaaaagagcaaagagcACTGGTATCAGAAGGCtattctttccaagtttttataTTACAG TATCAATGGCGATGGAGCCGCTCAGCCCGTCCCATCCACTGCAGAACAGCCCGAATCATCCAGTTCAGATCAGACAAATGATTCGGATGGGGCTTCGTGGCCCGCCCCCTTTGAAATGCCTTCTTCTGTTTCTGAAGATCCCAGTGCTTCCAGTCAG GGAAGTGAGCCTCTTGAACCCTCATACATAGTGGGGCATGTGGCCTCAGCACCCAAAGAACAAAACCTGACTACTTTATTCAATGACGGGGAGAACAGTCAG ggtcttaaaaatgattttgttcgGAATATCTTATGGACATTTGAAGATATACATATGTTGGTTGGTTCCAACATGCCTATATTTGGAGGAGGCAGATACCCAGCAGTCAGCTTGCGTCTCAG gGACAACAACAAACCAATTAATGTGCTAACTGGAATTGACTATTGGTTGGACAACCTGATATGCAATGTACCGGAACTTGTGATGTGTTTTCACGTAAATGGAATTGTACAG AAGtatgaaatgataaaaactgAAGAGATTCCCAATTTGGAAAACTCGAACTTTTCTACGAAAGTCATAAAAGACATTGCAcagaatattttatcatttctaaaatCAAACTGTACCAAAGAAGGACATACCTATTGGCTATTTAAAG caaGTGGCAGTGATATAGTGAAGCTCTATGATCTCACTACTCTTtgtgaagaaactgaagacaagTACCAGAATCCATTCACAATGCCGGTGGCTATTCTCTTATATAA ggTTGCTTGCAacatgatgatgaagaagaatcAGAATAAGAAACACTATGGGACCATTAGAACATTGCTTCTTAATTGTGTTAAATTGTTGGACAAAAGCAGACATCCTCAA attattgCTTCAGCCAATTACATGCTTTCAGAACTTTTTCAATTAGATGaacctaaaaaagaagaaagttcagAATCTCCTTTAAATGAGAATTCTGATGAAAGTTACagtgaagaggaggaagagatgccAGACAGCGATGAAAATGGATCCTATAGCACCAGTTCTGATCCCTCGGATGATAACAAAGCAGTAGCTATTATTAAGTCTGTTGGAGAATTGTCAGttccagaaaaatacaaatccattCATCAAATCCGA CCCAGTTGCACATTTCCAGTCTGCCATGACACAGAGGAGCGCTGTAGACTTGTGCTTAGCTATGTTCTGGAG gGGTTAAAATCTGTGGATagcagcattaaaaaagaaagcgaCCTTCCTGCAGCTGACCCCAACACTCCAATCCCATTAAAATATGAAGATGAATCCACAAGAGGGGGTCCTGAGGGCCTGGAAAAGCAGATGGCCTTGTTTTTGGACAAAA TGGGCTCCCTTCAGAAGGGTAATTATTCCAGTCAATCTGGAATGATCCCTGGTTCTTGGCAACATAAAATGAAACTCCAGCTGATTCTCAAGTCATCAAAGGCCTATTATGTTTTGTCTGATGCTGCAATGAGTCTTCAGAAATACGGAAGAGCATTACGATACATTAAATTAGCCTTGCAGAGCCATG ATACTTACTGCTGTCTCTGCACCAACATGCTTTCCGAAGTGCTACTGTTTCTGTCTCAGTATTTGACACTCTGCGGTGACATCCAACTAATGCTGGCCCAGAATGCAAACAACAGAGCAGCACATCTTGAAGAGTTTAATTATCAAACAAAAGAAGATCAGGAGATATTACACAGCCTCCACAGGGAGTCCAGTTGTCAAG gaTTTGCGTGGGCAACTGATTTGTCTACAGACTTAGAGAGTCAGCTTTCAGTTAGTTGTAAATGTTATGAAGCTGctaatgaaatcttgcaattcaGTGACTTAAAAAGCCAGAACCCAGAACACTATGTACAAGTGTTGAAGAGAATGGGTAACATTAGAAATGAGATGGGCGTGTTTTACATGAATCAGGCTGCTGCACTGCAGAGCGAGAGAGTGG tgaGCAAAAGTGTGTCTACTGCAGAACAACAGTTGTGGAAAAAAAGCTTTTCATGTTTTGAAAAAGGAATTCACAACTTTGAGTCAATTGATGATGCCACAAATGCTGCCCTTCTGTTGTGTAACACGGGGAGACTCATGCGGATTTGTGCACAGGCACACTGTGGTGCTGGGGACGAATTTAAGCGGGAATTCTCCCCAGAAGAAGGCTTGTATTATAATAAG GCTGTTGATTATTATTTGAAAGCTCTGAGGTCACTGGGAACACGAGACATACACCCGGCTGTTTGGGATTCAGTGAATTGGGAATTGTCCACTACTTATTTCACTATGGCAACTCTGCAGCAAGATTATGCTCCATTATCTAGAAAAGCTCAGGAGCAG attgaaAAAGAAGTCAGTGAAGCTATGATGAAGTCCCTGAAATACTGTGATGTGGACTCCGTGTCTGCTCGACAGCCTCTTTGTCAATATCGAGCTGCGACCATCCATCACAGGCTGGCGTCCATGTACCACAGCTGTCTGAGAAATCAG GTTGGTGATGAACATCTTAGGAAGCAGCACCGGGTGCTGGCAGATCTTCATTACAGCAAAGCTGTTAAGCTTTTTCAGCTTCTCAAAGACGCTCCCTGTGAACTACTTCGAGTACAGTTAGAAAGAGTGGCATTTGCAGAATTCCAAATGACCA GTCAGAATAGCAAtgttggaaaattaaaaacactatCTGGGGCTCTTGATATAATGGTGAGAACTAAGCATGCATTCCAGCTCATCAGAAAGGAGCTTGTAGAGGAATTTGACCAG cCTAAGAGCGATGAGTCCCCTCCAGCTGCTGATTCCTCTCCTAGTCTTAATCGAGAAGAAGTGATCAAGCTCCTCAGTATATTTGAATCTCGGTTGTCATTCCTTCTCCTTCAGTCCATCAAGCTGCTGTCTTCAACTAAGAAGAAAACAAG
- the EDRF1 gene encoding erythroid differentiation-related factor 1 isoform X3, with product MGDSKEAGAECPPAGAAARGGLSLLSQGESEEPSAQGSALFLGGNEVKSRAVVKYSSAPPRTAFARLEEKTDLKLPPANWLRESAKLGPAGTTILGNSKKSKPFSSFGMAYDFIDSVGNDVDVVSDSENIKKLLKIPYSKSHVSMAVHRIGRTLLLDELDIQELFMRSSQTGDWTWLKEFYQRLIDQKWQRKKKSKEHWYQKAILSKFLYYSINGDGAAQPVPSTAEQPESSSSDQTNDSDGASWPAPFEMPSSVSEDPSASSQGLKNDFVRNILWTFEDIHMLVGSNMPIFGGGRYPAVSLRLRDNNKPINVLTGIDYWLDNLICNVPELVMCFHVNGIVQKYEMIKTEEIPNLENSNFSTKVIKDIAQNILSFLKSNCTKEGHTYWLFKASGSDIVKLYDLTTLCEETEDKYQNPFTMPVAILLYKVACNMMMKKNQNKKHYGTIRTLLLNCVKLLDKSRHPQIIASANYMLSELFQLDEPKKEESSESPLNENSDESYSEEEEEMPDSDENGSYSTSSDPSDDNKAVAIIKSVGELSVPEKYKSIHQIRPSCTFPVCHDTEERCRLVLSYVLEGLKSVDSSIKKESDLPAADPNTPIPLKYEDESTRGGPEGLEKQMALFLDKMGSLQKGNYSSQSGMIPGSWQHKMKLQLILKSSKAYYVLSDAAMSLQKYGRALRYIKLALQSHDTYCCLCTNMLSEVLLFLSQYLTLCGDIQLMLAQNANNRAAHLEEFNYQTKEDQEILHSLHRESSCQGFAWATDLSTDLESQLSVSCKCYEAANEILQFSDLKSQNPEHYVQVLKRMGNIRNEMGVFYMNQAAALQSERVVSKSVSTAEQQLWKKSFSCFEKGIHNFESIDDATNAALLLCNTGRLMRICAQAHCGAGDEFKREFSPEEGLYYNKAVDYYLKALRSLGTRDIHPAVWDSVNWELSTTYFTMATLQQDYAPLSRKAQEQIEKEVSEAMMKSLKYCDVDSVSARQPLCQYRAATIHHRLASMYHSCLRNQVGDEHLRKQHRVLADLHYSKAVKLFQLLKDAPCELLRVQLERVAFAEFQMTSQNSNVGKLKTLSGALDIMVRTKHAFQLIRKELVEEFDQPKSDESPPAADSSPSLNREEVIKLLSIFESRLSFLLLQSIKLLSSTKKKTSSNTDEDGVLKTNKQIYSQLLRATANKNATLLERIDVLLHLLDQLARGGGGVQ from the exons ATGGGGGACTCCAAGGAGGCCGGGGCCGAGTGTCCGCCGGCGGGGGCCGCTGCTCGGGGAGGGCTCAGCCTCCTGTCCCAGGGAGAGTCCGAGGAACCCTCTGCACAG GGATCAGCTTTGTTTCTTGGAGGCAATGAAGTGAAGAGCCGAGCTGTGGTGAAGTACTCCTCTGCGCCTCCTCGAACAGCATTTGCACGCCTTGAAGAGAAGACAGACTTGAAACTCCCACCTGCCAACTGGTTACGAGAGAGTGCCAAACTAGGGCCAGCAGGAACTACCATTCTTGGCAATAGTAAGAAAAGCAAGCCATTTTCAAG CTTTGGTATGGCATACGACTTTATTGATTCTGTGGGAAATGATGTGGACGTTGTCTCTGACTCTGAA aacataaaaaagCTCCTGAAGATTCCCTACAGCAAGTCGCATGTAAGCATGGCTGTACACCGCATAGGAAGGACTCTCTTACTCGATGAGTTAGATATTCAAGAACTCTTTATGAGATCATCTCAG ACAGGTGATTGGACGTGGCTGAAAGAGTTTTATCAAAGACTCATTGACCagaagtggcagaggaagaaaaagagcaaagagcACTGGTATCAGAAGGCtattctttccaagtttttataTTACAG TATCAATGGCGATGGAGCCGCTCAGCCCGTCCCATCCACTGCAGAACAGCCCGAATCATCCAGTTCAGATCAGACAAATGATTCGGATGGGGCTTCGTGGCCCGCCCCCTTTGAAATGCCTTCTTCTGTTTCTGAAGATCCCAGTGCTTCCAGTCAG ggtcttaaaaatgattttgttcgGAATATCTTATGGACATTTGAAGATATACATATGTTGGTTGGTTCCAACATGCCTATATTTGGAGGAGGCAGATACCCAGCAGTCAGCTTGCGTCTCAG gGACAACAACAAACCAATTAATGTGCTAACTGGAATTGACTATTGGTTGGACAACCTGATATGCAATGTACCGGAACTTGTGATGTGTTTTCACGTAAATGGAATTGTACAG AAGtatgaaatgataaaaactgAAGAGATTCCCAATTTGGAAAACTCGAACTTTTCTACGAAAGTCATAAAAGACATTGCAcagaatattttatcatttctaaaatCAAACTGTACCAAAGAAGGACATACCTATTGGCTATTTAAAG caaGTGGCAGTGATATAGTGAAGCTCTATGATCTCACTACTCTTtgtgaagaaactgaagacaagTACCAGAATCCATTCACAATGCCGGTGGCTATTCTCTTATATAA ggTTGCTTGCAacatgatgatgaagaagaatcAGAATAAGAAACACTATGGGACCATTAGAACATTGCTTCTTAATTGTGTTAAATTGTTGGACAAAAGCAGACATCCTCAA attattgCTTCAGCCAATTACATGCTTTCAGAACTTTTTCAATTAGATGaacctaaaaaagaagaaagttcagAATCTCCTTTAAATGAGAATTCTGATGAAAGTTACagtgaagaggaggaagagatgccAGACAGCGATGAAAATGGATCCTATAGCACCAGTTCTGATCCCTCGGATGATAACAAAGCAGTAGCTATTATTAAGTCTGTTGGAGAATTGTCAGttccagaaaaatacaaatccattCATCAAATCCGA CCCAGTTGCACATTTCCAGTCTGCCATGACACAGAGGAGCGCTGTAGACTTGTGCTTAGCTATGTTCTGGAG gGGTTAAAATCTGTGGATagcagcattaaaaaagaaagcgaCCTTCCTGCAGCTGACCCCAACACTCCAATCCCATTAAAATATGAAGATGAATCCACAAGAGGGGGTCCTGAGGGCCTGGAAAAGCAGATGGCCTTGTTTTTGGACAAAA TGGGCTCCCTTCAGAAGGGTAATTATTCCAGTCAATCTGGAATGATCCCTGGTTCTTGGCAACATAAAATGAAACTCCAGCTGATTCTCAAGTCATCAAAGGCCTATTATGTTTTGTCTGATGCTGCAATGAGTCTTCAGAAATACGGAAGAGCATTACGATACATTAAATTAGCCTTGCAGAGCCATG ATACTTACTGCTGTCTCTGCACCAACATGCTTTCCGAAGTGCTACTGTTTCTGTCTCAGTATTTGACACTCTGCGGTGACATCCAACTAATGCTGGCCCAGAATGCAAACAACAGAGCAGCACATCTTGAAGAGTTTAATTATCAAACAAAAGAAGATCAGGAGATATTACACAGCCTCCACAGGGAGTCCAGTTGTCAAG gaTTTGCGTGGGCAACTGATTTGTCTACAGACTTAGAGAGTCAGCTTTCAGTTAGTTGTAAATGTTATGAAGCTGctaatgaaatcttgcaattcaGTGACTTAAAAAGCCAGAACCCAGAACACTATGTACAAGTGTTGAAGAGAATGGGTAACATTAGAAATGAGATGGGCGTGTTTTACATGAATCAGGCTGCTGCACTGCAGAGCGAGAGAGTGG tgaGCAAAAGTGTGTCTACTGCAGAACAACAGTTGTGGAAAAAAAGCTTTTCATGTTTTGAAAAAGGAATTCACAACTTTGAGTCAATTGATGATGCCACAAATGCTGCCCTTCTGTTGTGTAACACGGGGAGACTCATGCGGATTTGTGCACAGGCACACTGTGGTGCTGGGGACGAATTTAAGCGGGAATTCTCCCCAGAAGAAGGCTTGTATTATAATAAG GCTGTTGATTATTATTTGAAAGCTCTGAGGTCACTGGGAACACGAGACATACACCCGGCTGTTTGGGATTCAGTGAATTGGGAATTGTCCACTACTTATTTCACTATGGCAACTCTGCAGCAAGATTATGCTCCATTATCTAGAAAAGCTCAGGAGCAG attgaaAAAGAAGTCAGTGAAGCTATGATGAAGTCCCTGAAATACTGTGATGTGGACTCCGTGTCTGCTCGACAGCCTCTTTGTCAATATCGAGCTGCGACCATCCATCACAGGCTGGCGTCCATGTACCACAGCTGTCTGAGAAATCAG GTTGGTGATGAACATCTTAGGAAGCAGCACCGGGTGCTGGCAGATCTTCATTACAGCAAAGCTGTTAAGCTTTTTCAGCTTCTCAAAGACGCTCCCTGTGAACTACTTCGAGTACAGTTAGAAAGAGTGGCATTTGCAGAATTCCAAATGACCA GTCAGAATAGCAAtgttggaaaattaaaaacactatCTGGGGCTCTTGATATAATGGTGAGAACTAAGCATGCATTCCAGCTCATCAGAAAGGAGCTTGTAGAGGAATTTGACCAG cCTAAGAGCGATGAGTCCCCTCCAGCTGCTGATTCCTCTCCTAGTCTTAATCGAGAAGAAGTGATCAAGCTCCTCAGTATATTTGAATCTCGGTTGTCATTCCTTCTCCTTCAGTCCATCAAGCTGCTGTCTTCAACTAAGAAGAAAACAAG